One window from the genome of Cucumis melo cultivar AY chromosome 12, USDA_Cmelo_AY_1.0, whole genome shotgun sequence encodes:
- the LOC127143775 gene encoding phenylacetaldehyde oxime monooxygenase CYP71AN24-like, which yields MDPTSYQQTTIIHFNLFSFPLIFLFLFFLIFSLKLLSTKNPSVSNLPSPPQLPIIGNLHQLGNLPHRSLASLSEKYGPLMLLKLGQTPTLVVSSSRLAKEVMKSHDNIFSNRSQNTAAKSLLYGCHDVAFASYGEKWREARKVCAMELLNPKREEYFQHVRDEEVEELVKEIIGGDSSLVNLNKLLLSTSNNIVGRCVLGKKFEDESYGLGEVTRKAMVLLAGFCVGDAFPWLGWIDVLRGFRGQLKGTFQRIDKLFEKVIEEHRDKMKNGDDNGCCEKDFVGIMLKLQQHSLDYHFTMEDLKAILLDMLLGGTVSAAASLEWTMTELMRNPTIMKKVQEDVRTIVGKKSKIETNDIQKMDYMKCIIKESLRLHPPSPLLLPRETMGSVNLEGYQIP from the exons atgGATCCAACATCCTACCAACAAACCACCATTATTCACTTTAATCTCTTCTCTTTTCCTCTcatctttctcttcctcttcttcctaaTTTTCTCACTCAAACTCTTATCCACCAAAAATCCATCGGTCAGCAACTTACCATCACCACCACAACTCCCAATAATTGGCAACCTTCACCAATTAGGCAACCTCCCCCATCGCTCATTGGCATCTCTTTCAGAGAAATATGGTCCCCTAATGCTTCTCAAACTAGGCCAAACCCCAACTCTCGTTGTCTCGTCATCAAGACTAGCTAAAGAAGTAATGAAGTCTCATGACAACATCTTCTCAAACAGATCCCAAAACACAGCTGCAAAGTCCTTACTCTATGGATGCCATGATGTGGCCTTTGCTTCCTATGGAGAGAAATGGAGAGAGGCAAGAAAAGTTTGTGCTATGGAGCTTTTGAACCCCAAGAGAGAGGAGTATTTTCAACATGTTAGAGATGAAGAAGTTGAAGAGCTTGTGAAAGAGATTATTGGTGGGGATTCATCATTAGTGAATCTTAACAAGCTTCTTCTATCAACTTCAAATAATATAGTGGGGAGATGCGTTTTGGGAAAGAAATTTGAGGATGAAAGTTATGGGTTAGGGGAAGTTACAAGGAAGGCTATGGTGCTTTTGGCTGGGTTCTGTGTTGGGGATGCGTTTCCTTGGCTTGGATGGATTGATGTGTTGAGAGGATTTCGTGGACAACTCAAAGGAACATTTCAAAGAATCGATAAGCTCTTTGAGAAAGTCATTGAAGAGCATAGGGACAAGATGAAGAATGGTGATGATAATGGATGTTGTGAGAAGGACTTCGTGGGGATTATGCTCAAATTGCAACAACACAGTCTTGATTATCATTTCACCATGGAAGATTTAAAAGCAATTTTACTG GATATGTTACTAGGCGGAACCGTCTCAGCAGCAGCAAGTCTGGAATGGACAATGACAGAGCTAATGAGAAATCCAACCATCATGAAAAAAGTTCAAGAAGACGTCAGAACAATAgttggtaaaaaatcaaagatTGAAACAAACGACATTCAAAAGATGGATTACATGAAATGTATTATAAAAGAGTCTCTAAGGCTCCACCCACCATCTCCTTTATTGCTGCCACGAGAAACCATGGGAAGTGTCAACCTTGAAGGCTACCAAATTCCATAA